In Hyalangium minutum, a single window of DNA contains:
- a CDS encoding heparinase II/III family protein, whose amino-acid sequence MVWRSVVALVGASVLLSSLPGCTENPGKDRFAAYFCEEQEPEHSERGECDGGECVVEGHRWGKEIAYIELDEGDLESADLIMEDTWPVPRYEPVKLPHSLTWREDPYGEKYWQFVFYGLRPTAHLLWAYRETGLRKYRDKLMQVLESYSQHGPSSPYGWDKHGTAFRAMVLVNTYWKLKHANALSHQEARLLEDMIRSDAVFLAKPRNFEDSYNHGFAQAAGLLLVAENFPGWPESPGWRELVLSRYADLLDLVIAPDGFIVENSVYYHFYVMAQVWMLAGWAKKYDVKLPGNLWAAVDRMVYVGARIIQPDGNIPMLGASQARQVRRFLPPLFYGLAEKYPEFRHTLSAGMCGTAPTDRLSTYWSGGLAILRSDFGGQKEYLAQTHVTFDAGPFRTDHSQLDALNLVLFAAGRTLLTDSGMFTEDPGPEKDYYQGTRAHNTVVVDGKDQALGDAVLGTSITGDGWLYQSGHHTLYEGVMHWRSLFLLEKDVVLVLDRLTADTPHQYEQRWHLPPDLMPTLEGTTARVENEEGQRLLRIVQANPRGLSVSTVRGGKEPVDGWYSTNYGKQREATVLLYQRQGGETDYATLFAAGEYATQHARVSSSGSGSVYEVQACAAGHAWRIRVDGVGQSQESVSVERSDASCQ is encoded by the coding sequence ATGGTCTGGCGGTCCGTCGTCGCTCTGGTGGGAGCGAGCGTGCTCCTGTCTTCCCTGCCCGGGTGCACGGAGAATCCCGGCAAGGACAGGTTCGCGGCCTACTTCTGCGAAGAGCAGGAGCCCGAGCACTCGGAGCGGGGTGAGTGCGACGGGGGGGAGTGCGTCGTGGAAGGCCACCGATGGGGCAAGGAGATTGCCTATATCGAGCTGGATGAGGGTGACCTCGAGAGCGCCGACCTCATCATGGAAGACACGTGGCCCGTGCCCCGCTACGAGCCGGTGAAGCTGCCCCACTCCCTCACCTGGCGGGAGGACCCCTACGGGGAGAAGTACTGGCAGTTCGTCTTCTACGGGCTGCGGCCCACCGCCCACCTCTTGTGGGCCTACCGCGAGACGGGGCTGCGCAAGTACCGCGACAAGCTCATGCAGGTGCTCGAGAGTTATTCGCAGCACGGTCCCTCCTCGCCCTACGGCTGGGACAAGCACGGCACGGCCTTCCGCGCCATGGTGCTCGTCAACACCTACTGGAAGCTCAAGCACGCCAACGCGCTCTCTCACCAGGAGGCGCGCCTGCTCGAGGACATGATTCGCTCGGACGCGGTCTTCCTCGCCAAACCGAGGAACTTCGAGGACAGCTACAACCACGGTTTCGCCCAGGCGGCCGGGCTGCTCTTGGTGGCGGAGAACTTCCCAGGCTGGCCCGAGTCACCCGGCTGGCGCGAGCTGGTCCTCTCGCGCTACGCCGACTTGCTCGACCTGGTCATCGCGCCTGACGGCTTCATCGTCGAGAACTCGGTCTACTACCACTTCTACGTCATGGCCCAGGTGTGGATGCTCGCGGGCTGGGCCAAGAAGTACGACGTGAAGCTGCCGGGGAACCTCTGGGCCGCCGTCGATCGCATGGTGTACGTGGGCGCGCGCATCATCCAGCCCGATGGGAACATCCCCATGCTCGGTGCCAGCCAAGCGCGCCAGGTGCGCCGCTTCCTGCCCCCGCTCTTCTACGGGCTGGCGGAGAAGTACCCCGAGTTCCGCCACACGCTGAGCGCCGGCATGTGTGGCACCGCACCCACCGACCGGCTGTCCACGTACTGGAGCGGCGGCCTCGCCATCCTGCGCTCGGACTTCGGAGGCCAGAAGGAGTACCTGGCGCAGACACACGTCACCTTCGACGCGGGCCCCTTCCGCACCGACCACAGTCAACTGGACGCGCTGAACCTCGTCCTCTTCGCAGCCGGCCGCACGCTGCTGACGGACTCGGGGATGTTCACGGAAGATCCAGGGCCGGAGAAGGACTACTACCAGGGCACGCGCGCCCACAACACGGTGGTGGTGGACGGCAAGGACCAGGCCCTCGGGGACGCCGTGCTGGGCACCAGCATCACCGGGGACGGGTGGCTCTACCAGTCGGGCCACCACACGCTCTACGAGGGCGTGATGCACTGGCGCAGCCTCTTCCTGCTGGAGAAGGACGTGGTGCTGGTGCTCGACCGCCTCACGGCCGATACGCCTCACCAGTACGAGCAGCGCTGGCACCTGCCGCCCGACCTCATGCCCACGCTGGAGGGCACCACGGCGCGGGTGGAAAACGAGGAGGGACAGCGGTTGCTGCGCATCGTCCAAGCCAACCCGCGGGGGCTGTCCGTCTCCACGGTGCGGGGCGGCAAGGAGCCGGTGGATGGCTGGTACAGCACCAACTACGGCAAGCAGAGGGAGGCGACGGTGCTGCTCTATCAGCGGCAGGGGGGCGAGACGGACTACGCCACCCTCTTTGCCGCTGGCGAGTACGCCACCCAGCACGCGCGTGTCTCCTCTTCCGGCAGCGGGAGCGTGTACGAGGTGCAGGCCTGCGCCGCCGGCCACGCCTGGCGCATCCGGGTGGACGGCGTCGGCCAGAGCCAGGAGAGCGTCAGCGTGGAGCGCAGCGACGCCTCCTGTCAGTGA
- a CDS encoding thrombospondin type 3 repeat-containing protein yields the protein MKGQERNRAFRTVVLAAMSWGLLAGCGPTDLEEALGSSEELASQEASLYANPRCSTVCSPTVSCDLMCDLVPGEPSTCGDLGRCIDGDVDADGVPFPQDNCPRDANPDQSDCDGDGRGDACETDPGYFVYKAPTMMLCHFDPDMSISGVDVEIYTADVYQDISCLHLPDRYARREVSSVHCGFHSESTCQNRVAERVQELMAQGYYPITTSSDQDMCPYPRL from the coding sequence GTGAAGGGACAAGAGAGAAACAGGGCATTTCGGACGGTGGTGCTGGCGGCGATGAGCTGGGGGCTGCTCGCGGGCTGTGGGCCCACGGACCTGGAGGAAGCTCTTGGGTCGAGCGAGGAGCTGGCCTCCCAGGAGGCGTCCTTGTACGCCAACCCGCGGTGCTCGACCGTGTGCAGTCCCACCGTGTCCTGTGACTTGATGTGCGATCTGGTCCCCGGAGAGCCGTCCACCTGCGGAGATCTGGGCCGGTGTATCGACGGCGATGTGGATGCGGACGGCGTCCCCTTCCCACAGGACAACTGCCCCAGGGATGCCAACCCCGACCAGTCCGACTGTGACGGGGATGGCCGGGGCGACGCCTGCGAGACCGATCCCGGCTACTTCGTCTACAAGGCCCCCACCATGATGCTGTGCCACTTCGACCCGGACATGAGCATCAGCGGCGTCGATGTGGAGATCTACACGGCGGACGTGTACCAGGACATCAGCTGCCTCCACCTCCCGGATCGTTACGCGCGGCGCGAGGTGTCCAGCGTCCACTGCGGCTTCCACAGCGAGAGCACCTGCCAGAACCGTGTGGCGGAGCGTGTTCAGGAGCTGATGGCTCAGGGGTACTACCCCATCACCACCAGCTCAGACCAGGACATGTGCCCCTACCCGCGCTTGTAG
- a CDS encoding carotenoid oxygenase family protein, whose protein sequence is MKVSVVRRYESKLGDSDFHPYRTGAWTPNTVEVDATDLDVIAGEIPRDLAGLYLRNTENPLFEAITGRYHPFDGDGMVHALRFQEGRAEYRNRFVKTAGLLAELEAGGALWAGILESPEASQRDGWGARTRMKDASSTDILVHRGEALTTFYQCGDAYRLDPYTLETRGTVHWSEQTQGNPGVRGVFPKGATVSAHPKVDEQTGELLFFNYSKEAPFMHFGVINAEGKLARYVPVPLPGPRLPHDMAFTENYAILNDFPMMWDPERLAKNQHRPVYRPELGSRFGIVRRDGTGSVRWFEASPTYVLHFSNAYEEGDEIILEGYHQGAPIPKRLEGETAIDAFRKSLDMRELQTRLHRWRFNLSTGQTKEAFLDDEVTEFPTIDNRLGGRKHRKVIAMTGEPGHFLFNGLVAYDVERGTKQSYRFPEGVFASESPIAPRTGARGEADGYVVTFVSDLGNDSSECQVFDAGEIARGPIARIRLPHRISSGTHATWVSEEDLAKHRAR, encoded by the coding sequence TTGAAGGTTTCCGTTGTCCGCCGGTACGAGTCGAAGCTTGGTGACTCGGACTTCCATCCGTATCGCACCGGTGCCTGGACGCCGAACACGGTGGAAGTCGATGCCACCGACCTGGATGTGATTGCGGGGGAGATTCCGCGTGATCTCGCAGGCCTCTACCTGCGCAACACGGAGAACCCTCTCTTTGAGGCCATCACCGGCCGCTATCACCCGTTCGACGGCGACGGGATGGTGCACGCCCTCCGCTTCCAGGAGGGCCGCGCGGAGTACCGCAATCGCTTCGTGAAGACCGCAGGGCTGCTCGCCGAGCTCGAAGCCGGCGGCGCGCTGTGGGCCGGAATCCTCGAGTCCCCCGAGGCCTCGCAGCGCGATGGCTGGGGCGCCCGGACGCGGATGAAGGATGCCTCGTCCACGGACATCCTCGTTCACCGGGGCGAAGCGCTCACCACCTTCTATCAGTGCGGAGATGCGTACCGGCTCGATCCGTACACGCTCGAGACGCGCGGCACGGTGCACTGGAGCGAGCAGACGCAAGGGAACCCGGGCGTGCGCGGGGTGTTCCCGAAGGGCGCGACTGTGTCCGCGCATCCGAAGGTGGACGAGCAAACCGGCGAGCTGCTGTTCTTCAACTACTCGAAGGAAGCGCCGTTCATGCACTTCGGGGTGATCAACGCGGAGGGGAAGCTCGCCCGCTACGTGCCGGTGCCCCTGCCGGGCCCGCGCCTTCCGCACGACATGGCGTTCACCGAAAACTACGCCATCCTCAATGACTTCCCGATGATGTGGGACCCGGAGCGGCTCGCGAAGAACCAGCACCGCCCCGTGTACCGCCCGGAGCTGGGTTCACGCTTCGGGATCGTGCGCCGCGATGGCACCGGCTCCGTGCGCTGGTTCGAGGCGTCGCCCACCTACGTGCTGCACTTCTCCAACGCGTACGAGGAGGGCGACGAGATCATCCTCGAGGGCTACCACCAGGGTGCGCCGATTCCGAAGCGGCTCGAGGGCGAGACGGCGATCGATGCGTTCCGCAAGAGCCTGGACATGCGCGAGCTGCAGACGCGGCTCCACCGCTGGCGGTTCAACCTGTCCACGGGACAGACGAAGGAAGCGTTCCTCGATGATGAGGTGACCGAGTTCCCGACCATCGACAACCGCCTGGGCGGAAGGAAGCACCGCAAGGTGATCGCGATGACGGGCGAGCCGGGGCACTTCCTCTTCAACGGCCTGGTGGCGTACGACGTGGAGCGCGGGACGAAGCAGTCGTACCGCTTCCCGGAGGGCGTCTTCGCCAGCGAGTCCCCCATCGCCCCGCGCACGGGAGCACGCGGCGAGGCCGACGGTTACGTGGTGACCTTCGTGAGCGACCTGGGCAACGACAGCAGCGAGTGCCAGGTCTTCGACGCGGGGGAGATCGCCCGCGGCCCCATCGCGCGCATCCGGCTGCCGCACCGGATCTCCAGCGGTACGCACGCCACGTGGGTGTCCGAGGAGGACCTCGCGAAGCACCGCGCGCGGTAG
- a CDS encoding DUF5011 domain-containing protein — protein MDPIPYPRPFYRITVESSVLAPTCTVQPKSLELTTSRALPQVAIQASADGIVAAYTYGEFVRFMGDITRVSVRNLDPNTLGTLRGAGLSSAIVPPNGAAGYPGAVLLDALTIQGPYVEVSGTFTGNALTEDPATIPWPYPIWQGNNFVASYANFFTTTTPPILGAQACASLPPVLTVNGGSPLTLECVKGGTYSDPGAQAVDGCGNPLVVHAYNTGTDSSGPGPLLSYEGSYPVSYSTWNHAGSVDVTRTVIVDDTTAPSLTLLGSASIVHTCNTPWTDPGVTATDACSGNITPWVSRTGEVNAWAVGVYTLTYNVTDGGGNSATPVTRTVQVVNCPW, from the coding sequence GTGGACCCGATCCCATACCCCCGGCCCTTCTACAGAATCACTGTCGAGAGTTCCGTCCTCGCGCCCACCTGCACGGTGCAGCCTAAGTCCCTCGAACTGACGACCTCGAGGGCCCTGCCGCAGGTCGCGATCCAAGCCAGCGCTGACGGCATCGTGGCGGCGTATACCTATGGAGAGTTCGTCCGGTTCATGGGGGACATTACGCGCGTCAGCGTCCGGAACCTCGACCCGAACACCCTGGGGACCCTGAGGGGAGCAGGGTTGTCGTCCGCGATCGTCCCACCAAACGGTGCGGCCGGGTATCCTGGCGCCGTCTTGCTGGACGCGCTCACCATCCAGGGCCCTTACGTCGAGGTGAGTGGCACCTTCACCGGCAACGCGCTCACGGAGGATCCCGCGACCATCCCCTGGCCGTACCCGATCTGGCAGGGGAATAACTTCGTCGCCAGCTATGCCAACTTCTTCACCACGACGACGCCGCCCATCCTCGGCGCGCAGGCCTGTGCGTCGCTGCCTCCGGTGCTCACGGTCAACGGCGGCTCGCCGCTGACACTGGAGTGCGTCAAGGGAGGGACGTACAGCGATCCGGGCGCTCAGGCTGTGGATGGGTGCGGCAACCCGCTGGTGGTGCATGCGTACAACACGGGCACGGACTCCTCCGGGCCGGGCCCTCTGCTGAGCTACGAGGGCTCGTACCCGGTCTCGTACTCCACGTGGAACCATGCGGGGTCTGTGGACGTCACCCGCACGGTGATCGTGGATGACACGACGGCGCCCTCGCTGACGCTCCTCGGCTCCGCGTCCATCGTGCACACGTGCAACACCCCGTGGACAGATCCGGGCGTGACGGCGACCGATGCGTGCTCCGGAAACATCACGCCGTGGGTGTCGCGCACGGGCGAAGTGAATGCCTGGGCCGTCGGCGTGTACACGTTGACCTACAACGTGACGGACGGTGGCGGCAACAGCGCCACGCCCGTGACGCGCACCGTCCAGGTCGTCAACTGCCCCTGGTAG